CCAGATCGACCGCGCCGAGCAGCACCATGTGCTCCTGGTTGAACCAGGAGAGTGCCTCGGCGCGGTTGCCCACCCGGGAGAGCGTGACCCCGGTCGGGATCGGGTCGGCCGGGCCGACCGGGTGCCGTTCCGGGTCGAGCAGGCCGCCCGCCGTCGCGGCGACCCGCGTGTAGTGCTCGAGCAGGCGGTGCAGGCCGGCCCGCCGGGCATCGGCCGGCTGGTCCTGCTCGGCCTGTTCCGCCGCGTACAGGCGGACCAGGTCGTGCAGCCGGTAGCGGCCGGGGGAGTCCTGGTGCACCAGGTGGGCCTCGTGCAACTCCTGCAACAGCGCCCTGGCCCGGCCGGCAGGTATCCCGGTCAGGCTGGCGACGGCCGGCAGGCTGATGTCCGGGCCGGGGGCGAGGCCGAGCAGCGTGAACACCGTCGCGGTCGCCGGATTTAACGCCCGGTACGAGGCGGCGAAGACGGTACGCAGGTCGGCGCTGAGGTCCCCGGTGGTCAGTACGTCCAGTCGGGTGGTCAGCTCGGCCAGTTCGTCGGCGAGCGCCTGGAGCGGGAACCCGGGATGCGTCGCCGCGCGGGCCGCCACGATGCCCAGCGCCAGCGGCAGCCCTGCGCACCGTTGCAGGATCGCGCTGACGCTTGCCGGCTCCGCCACCATCCTGGCCGGCCCGAGCAGTCGGGCCAGCAGTTCCTCCGACTCGTCGTCGCGCAGTACGTCCAGCGCCAGCGGCTGCGCGCCGTGCGTGGCGACCAGCCCGCCGAGCCGGCGGCGACTGGTCAGCAGCACCGTGCAGGTGGGACTTCCCGGCAGCAGCGGCAGCACCTGTGCGGTGTCATAGGCGTTGTCCAGGACGATCAGCAGCCGCCGGTCGGCGACCAGGCTCCGGTAGAGGCCGGCCTGCGCGTCCAGGTCCGCCGGCACCGACGACGGCGGTACGCCGAGCGCGTCGAGAAACCCCCGGACCGCGACGAGCGGTGACAGCGGTGTCGCCGACGGGTCGAAGCCGCGCAGGTTGACGTAGAGCTGACCGTCGGGGAACCGGTCGGAGTTGTCGTGGGCCCAGCGCAGGGCGAGCCAGGTCTTGCCGACCCCACCGGCGCCGCTGATGGCCACGATCGCGACCGAGTCGGCCGTACCGGCCCGGGTGTCGTACCTGCTGGTGAGCTCGGCCAGTTCGGACTCGCGGCCGGTGAACAGCGGCGGCGGCGTCGGCAGTTGCCGCAGCGTCGGACCGGGTGCGGTGGCGGCGGGGCTGACCCGTACCTCGATGGGGCTGCTGAGGGACGGGTCCGCGTTGAGGATGCGGAGCTGGAGATTCTGGAGGTCGGGACCCGGGTCCACGCCCATCGCGTCGACCAGTTGGTGCCGGACCCGTTGGAAGTGGCCGAGCGCCTCGGCCTGCCGGCCGCAACGGTAGAGGGCGAGCATGAGCTGACCGGCGAGACGTTCGTCCAACGGTTGCTCCCCGGCCCGCCGGGCCAGGTCGGGCAGCAGGGCCGCGTGCTCGCCGCAGCGCAGCGCCGTGTCGATCCGGTCGTGCTCCACCGCCAGCCGCTCCCGCTCCAGCGACTCGCGGAGGCTGTTGAACCACGGCGTGTCGAGCCCGGCGAACGGCTCACCCCGCCAGAGCGTGACCGCCTCGTCGAACCGGCGCAGGGCGTCGTCGTCCCGTTCGGCTCCGCGTGCCTGGGCCGCCAGGTGGCGGAACTGGTGCAGGTCCACGGTGAGCGGGTCGGCGGTCAGGAGGTAGCCCCCGGCGCGCCGGCCGAGGCTGACCCCCTCCGCGTCGGCCAGGCACCGGCGCAGCCGGGACAGGTAGCCGTAGACCACGTTCTGAGAGCGCTGGGGGCGCGAGTCGGCCCACACCCGGTCGAGCAACTGGTCGACGTGCACAACCTTGTTGACGTCGACGAGCAGTGCCGCGAGCACACTTCGCTGCCGGGAGTGCCCCAGGTCAATCGGTTTTCCGGCGAGATGCGCGTCGATATTCCCCAGTAGCCCGAACTCCACCGTCACCTCTGCCCCGCTCGTTCATCCGGCCGACCAGGCAATTCAAGCTTTACCGAAGGTTCACGCACAGTGTGGCATGTATGGCGGCGCCGACTCTGCGGCGCTGGTCGTGTGGTGGCTCGCCCCGACCGGCGGGAATCTGGGCGACGCGCCGGTGATCAGGACGACTCGCCGGTGGTCGGGAATGTGGGCTGCTGGCTGGCGGTTGTCGCCAGGCATGACAACCATCGGATTGATCGGTAGCGGACATATCGGCGGCACGGTGGCCCGGTTGGCGGTAGCCGCCGGCCACGACGTGGTGTTGAGTAACTCGCGTGGGCCGGAGACGCTCCAGGAACTCGTCGCCGAACTCGGCCCGGGCGCACGGGCGGGTACGCCGGACGAGGCGGCCCGGGCGGGCGACCTGGTGGTGGTGACGATCCCACTGAAGGCGTACCGGAGCGTGCCGGTCGAGCCGCTCGCCGGCAAGGTCGTCATCGACACGAACAACTACTACCCGGAGCGCGACGGGCAGTTCGCGGAGCTCGACGACGACTCGACCACCAGCAGTGAGCTGCTGCAACATCACCTGCCGACAAGCCGGGTGGTGAAGGCGTTCAACAACATCTACTTCGCGCACCTGCGGTCGCTGGCCCGCCCCAGCGGTGCGGCCGACCGGAGCGCGCTCGCGATCGCCGGGGACGATGCGGCGGCGAAGGCAACGGTGGTCGAGTTCCTCGACACGATCGGCTACGACGCCGTCGACGCCGGGTCGCTCGCCGAGGGCGGTCGCCGCTTCCAGCCGGGCACTCCCGCCTACGGCGGGATGTACGCCGCCAAGGACGGGAACTTCTGGGAGCTGCCGGGCGTTCCGTTCGACGCCGCCAGTCTGCGTGCCCTGCTCGGCTGATCCGGCGCGCGTCGTCGTGACGCACCGCGGGTCCGTCGCCCGCGCCATCCCTGGTGTTGATATGTGTGCCAGGAGGTGACGCACCATGATCGGTCCGTCGACGGCGGAGGTTTCCCGGCTCCGCGACGATCTTGATGATCTCAGCGCGGTGCACCGCAACGACGAACAGTGGCGGTGCGTGGACTGCCACGGCGAGTGGCCCTGTCCCGTGATCCGGCGCCGCCTGCTGGCGCTCTACCGGCGGGAGCCGCAGCGGCTCGTCACGTACCTGCGGCACTTCCGTGACCGGGCCCGCGCCGAGTTGCCCTCGGTGCCGACCAGGGAGCTGGACCTGCGCTTCTTCGGCTGGGTGCCGGTCGCGCCGACCGGCCGCCGGCGGCGACCGGCCTGAACGTGTGTTCCCACCCCGCTCCCCGGCAAGAGCGGGGTGGGAACCACACCCCTGGGCCTTGCGCGCACCGGACAGGTGTGTCAGTGCACCGGATAGGTGTTCAACAGCCCACACATGCCCTGCCGACCCTGTTCACGCGGTTGCGCGAACTCGTGCACCACGGCCTCCCCCAGATGCGACGCGTCGCCTCGGGCGAGGGCGTCGAGCTGGCGCCCGGTCTCCTCGGCCGCCCGCAGGGCGCCCCCACGCCAGCGTTGCCGCCAGGCGTCGAGGTGCGGCTGGACCAGGCGGACGGCGGCGGCGTGAAACTCCCGCAGCGGGTCCAGGTCGCCGCCGAGGGCGCTGTCGCGGAGTCGCTCGAAGCCGCGTACGGCGAGGTCCCGGCGGGCGTACGCGGCGGCCAGGTCGCCACCGGGAGCACCGCCGTTCGGCAGGGCCACCGAGGCGGCGTACCGGGCCGGGTCGGCGAGCACCTCCGGGGGCAGGGTCAGCACCGCGTCCCCCGCCTCGGGCAGGCCGCTGTTCTGCATCAGCACGACAATTTCCAGCCCGCCGTGGTTGACCAGGCGGTGGATCGTGCCCGGGGCGAACCAGACCACCGCACCGGGGCGCAGCGGCGTCTCCCGGTACCCGTCGAGGGCGAGGGTCTGGACCAGGCCGGCGCCGGCCTGCACCAGGTACGCCTCGGCGCAGCAGAGGTGCAGGTGTGGCGTACCGCCGACGGCACCGTCCGGCGCGACGGTGTCGTAGACGCCCAGCCGGGAGACGCCGACGCCACCGGGCAGGGGCAGGGGAGAAGGTGTGGATTGGCCGGTCATGCGGACCACCGTTCATGGGAAAGGGTTTTCCTGCGGCCCGCTTGACGCTAGTCTCCGGCGTTGACGACCGTCAACGCGTACGCCTGTCGGGGCTGGTCCGGACGGAGGCCGCCGATGACCACACTCGCCGACGTCGCCCGGCTCGCCGGGGTCTCCCCGGCGACCGTTTCCCGGATCGTGAGCCGTAGTCCTCGTCGGGTCGCGCCTGAGTTGCGGGAGCGGGTGTTGGCGGCGGTCGAGGAACTCCAGTACGTCCCGAACGCCCACGCCCAACTACTCGCCCGCAACCACCGCTCCGCCGTCGGCGTCATCGTCCACGACGTCTCCGACCCCTACTTCGCCGAAATCACCCGCGGCCTGCAACGCGTCGCCACCGAACACGGCCGACTCGTCATCATCTGCAACACCTACCGCGACCCCGACAAAGAACTCGAATACGTCGAACTCCTCCGCGCCCACCAAGCCGCCGCCATCATCCTCGCCGGCAGCGGCCACCACAACGAAACCTTCACCCACACCCTCGACGCCAAACTCCGCGTCTACCAAGCCACCGGCGGCCACATCGCCGTCATCGGCCGCCACGAACACACCGGCCACGCCGTCATCCCCGCCAACGAAACCGGCGGCTACCTCATCGGCACCGAACTCTACGCACTCGGCCACACCCACCTCGGCGTCATCGCCGGCCCCAAACACCTCACCACCACCACCGACCGCCTCACCGGCCTACGCCACGCCGCCCGCGACCACGGCCACAAACTCCCCACCCGCCACATCGCCTACGCCAACTTCGACCGCGACAGCGGCGCCACCGCCACCGCCCACCTCCTCGACACCCAACCCCACCTCACCGCCATCGCCGCCCTCAACGACACCATGGCCATCGGCGCCCTCGCCCTGCTGCGCACCCGAGGCATCAAAGTCCCCGAACAGATCAGCGTCACCGGCTTCGACGACATGCCCATCGCCCGCGACGTCACCCCCACCCTCACCACCGTCCGCCTCCCCCTCGCCGACATGGGCGCCCGCGCCATGACCCTCGCCCTCCAGGCACCGGGGACACATCAGGTCGAACAGGTGCCGGCGGAACTCATCCGCCGGCAGAGCGCCGCCGTGGCGCCGCCGCGTGTCGCCTGACAGCAGGGGTGGGTCAGTGGGGTTCGGACAGAAAGGCACTGACAGCGGCGGCGAACTGCACCTGAGCGTCGTGATGCACAACGTGACCGGCCGGCAGTTCGGCGAGACGGGCCTGCCCGGCGCGACGGGCGATCATCTCGCGAGCGTGGGCGGCCGCCAGTTCGTCGCTGCGCGTTCCACGGATCAGGAGGGTGGGGCAGCCCACCGATACCCAGTCCTTCCAGTGGTCACCGCTGACTGCTTTCTGGGATGCCACCGTGTCGTCGATGTCGAACGAGAAGCCCCAGCCGTCCTCCGACGGCCGGAAGGAACACTCCAGATAGGGAGCCGCCGCGCCCAGGGCCGAGGCCAGCGCATCGCGCGTCGGCGCGTGGCGGGGGAGGCTGGTGGTGAACGACCAGTCGGAGTCCACAATCGCGCCGATGTCCTCGACGATCAGCGCACAGACCTGGTCCGCGTGCCGGGCGGCGTACTGGTAGGCGTTCACCCCGCCGAGTGAGTGGCCCAGCACAGCCACGGGGCCGAATCCCAGATGCCGGTGGAAGGCGGCGACGTCGGCGACATAGCCGTCCCGTTCGTAGCTCTCGGCACGGTCCGACGCTCCATGCCCACGCTGATCGAGCGCGATCACCCGCCACCGAGGTGCCAACGCCTGCGCCAGCGGTGCGAATGCCGACGCTTCGTTGTAGTGCCCGTGCAGAGCCAGGAGCGGAGTACCCGAACCACCGAAGTCCAGATACGAAAGCCGCCGACCCCCGACCGCGAAGAAGTCACGCACGACCGGCATGTTGAACCTGCACCCTCAGCGTCCCTCGGCCAGGTCCATCGCCCGGTAGATCCGCTGCTCCGAGACCGGGTACGGGGTGCCGAGCGCCTGGGCGAAGATGTTGACCCGCAACTCCTCGATCAGCCACCGGATCTGCCGTACCGCCTCGTCGCCGCGACGGGCCGGGGGCAGGTTCGCCAGCATCTGGTCGTACTCCTGCTGCACCTGGACGATCCGGGCCAACTGGGTCCGGTCCCGCGCCGGGTCCTGCGGCAGCCGGTCCAGCCGCCGCTCGATCGCGGTCAGGTAGCGGGGCAGGTCGGCGAGGCGGGCGTACCCGGTCTCGGTGACAAAGCCCCGGTGCACCAACGCGGAGAGCTGCGCCCGGATGTCGGCCAGCGCGGCCACCAGGGTCAGGCTGGTGGTACGCCCCAGCCGCTGTTCCACCGCGTACGCCGTGCTCAGCACCCGCTGCACCCGGGCGACCACCTCGACCACCGTGTCGACCAGGTGCGCCCGGACATGGTCCCGCAGCGCGGCGAAGCCGGCGGCGTCCCAGGCCGGCCCGCCGGCATCGGCGATCAGTTTGTCGATCGCGGCGCCCGCCGCGTCGTCCAGCAGGTCGATCACGTTGCGGTGCGGGTTGCGGCTCAGCGCCAGCTTCGCTTCGTTGCTCAGCCGCCCCTGGAGGAACTTCACCGGTGAGGCGACGGTGAGCCGCAACAGTTTGCGGGTCCCGGCCCACATCGCCTGCTGCTGTTCCGATTCGGACTCGAAGACCCGTACGCCGACGCTCTCGCCCTCGTCGACCAGGGCCGGGTAGGCGGTCACCCGGTAACCGCCCCGGACCCGTTCGAGGGTGCGGGGCAGGGCGTCGATGCTCCACTCCCGCAGCCCGTGCCGTTCCAGTTCGGGAGCGGCGGCGGCCACCGTCTGGCGTACCTCGGTCTTGAGCTGACGTTGCAGCGCGGTCAGGTCCCGCCCCTGTGCGACCGGTTTGTTCTCCTCGTCCAGCACCCGGAAGTTGAGCCGTAGGTGGGCCGGGAGCTTCTCCAGATCCCATGACTCGCGGGGCACGGTCACCCCGGTCATCCGGCGCAGCTCCCGGGTGAGCGCGTCGATCAGCGGTTCCGGGCCGGGTTTGACGTTGGCGAGTACGGCCCGCGCGTAGTCGGGGACCGGTACGAAGTTGCGGCGTACGGCCTTCGGCAGTGACCGGATCAGCGCGATCACCACCTCCTCCCGCAGCCCGGGCACCTGCCAGTCGAAGCTCTCCGCCGGCACCTGGTTCAGCATCGGCAGTGGGATGTCGACGGTCACCCCGTCGGTGTTCGTCCCGGGTTCGAAGCGGTACGTGAGCGGCAGCGCCAGCCCTTCGGAGTGCCACGAGTCCGGGTAGTCGGATTCCTCGACCCCGCCGCGACCGGCGTTGATGAGCATCGTCCGGTCGAAGGTGAGCAGGTCCGGCTGGTCCCGCCGGGTTCGTTTC
The Micromonospora pisi DNA segment above includes these coding regions:
- a CDS encoding AfsR/SARP family transcriptional regulator; its protein translation is MTVEFGLLGNIDAHLAGKPIDLGHSRQRSVLAALLVDVNKVVHVDQLLDRVWADSRPQRSQNVVYGYLSRLRRCLADAEGVSLGRRAGGYLLTADPLTVDLHQFRHLAAQARGAERDDDALRRFDEAVTLWRGEPFAGLDTPWFNSLRESLERERLAVEHDRIDTALRCGEHAALLPDLARRAGEQPLDERLAGQLMLALYRCGRQAEALGHFQRVRHQLVDAMGVDPGPDLQNLQLRILNADPSLSSPIEVRVSPAATAPGPTLRQLPTPPPLFTGRESELAELTSRYDTRAGTADSVAIVAISGAGGVGKTWLALRWAHDNSDRFPDGQLYVNLRGFDPSATPLSPLVAVRGFLDALGVPPSSVPADLDAQAGLYRSLVADRRLLIVLDNAYDTAQVLPLLPGSPTCTVLLTSRRRLGGLVATHGAQPLALDVLRDDESEELLARLLGPARMVAEPASVSAILQRCAGLPLALGIVAARAATHPGFPLQALADELAELTTRLDVLTTGDLSADLRTVFAASYRALNPATATVFTLLGLAPGPDISLPAVASLTGIPAGRARALLQELHEAHLVHQDSPGRYRLHDLVRLYAAEQAEQDQPADARRAGLHRLLEHYTRVAATAGGLLDPERHPVGPADPIPTGVTLSRVGNRAEALSWFNQEHMVLLGAVDLADSVGFDRHAWELARGLESFLDDQGHWHDWAATQRTALKAAHRLGDRTRQAHSYRSLGLDYTQMGRLDDGHLHLRQALDLYEELGDRTLQAHTHRGLGWVCNQQDRWRDGLSHNERALALYRETGHRAGEAVTLNNLGWLNVMLDDYPAALTYCTQAVALNQEIGDPHAEAGGWDSLGYAHHHLGEYDQAIRCYQRALELVRSFRDQHNEAEILVHVGETRHAQGEIEAAGTALREALTIMTRLEHPNAEEVGARLAALGLPATTGS
- a CDS encoding NADPH-dependent F420 reductase, which encodes MTTIGLIGSGHIGGTVARLAVAAGHDVVLSNSRGPETLQELVAELGPGARAGTPDEAARAGDLVVVTIPLKAYRSVPVEPLAGKVVIDTNNYYPERDGQFAELDDDSTTSSELLQHHLPTSRVVKAFNNIYFAHLRSLARPSGAADRSALAIAGDDAAAKATVVEFLDTIGYDAVDAGSLAEGGRRFQPGTPAYGGMYAAKDGNFWELPGVPFDAASLRALLG
- a CDS encoding flavin reductase, coding for MIGPSTAEVSRLRDDLDDLSAVHRNDEQWRCVDCHGEWPCPVIRRRLLALYRREPQRLVTYLRHFRDRARAELPSVPTRELDLRFFGWVPVAPTGRRRRPA
- a CDS encoding cupin domain-containing protein — protein: MTGQSTPSPLPLPGGVGVSRLGVYDTVAPDGAVGGTPHLHLCCAEAYLVQAGAGLVQTLALDGYRETPLRPGAVVWFAPGTIHRLVNHGGLEIVVLMQNSGLPEAGDAVLTLPPEVLADPARYAASVALPNGGAPGGDLAAAYARRDLAVRGFERLRDSALGGDLDPLREFHAAAVRLVQPHLDAWRQRWRGGALRAAEETGRQLDALARGDASHLGEAVVHEFAQPREQGRQGMCGLLNTYPVH
- a CDS encoding LacI family DNA-binding transcriptional regulator codes for the protein MTTLADVARLAGVSPATVSRIVSRSPRRVAPELRERVLAAVEELQYVPNAHAQLLARNHRSAVGVIVHDVSDPYFAEITRGLQRVATEHGRLVIICNTYRDPDKELEYVELLRAHQAAAIILAGSGHHNETFTHTLDAKLRVYQATGGHIAVIGRHEHTGHAVIPANETGGYLIGTELYALGHTHLGVIAGPKHLTTTTDRLTGLRHAARDHGHKLPTRHIAYANFDRDSGATATAHLLDTQPHLTAIAALNDTMAIGALALLRTRGIKVPEQISVTGFDDMPIARDVTPTLTTVRLPLADMGARAMTLALQAPGTHQVEQVPAELIRRQSAAVAPPRVA
- a CDS encoding alpha/beta fold hydrolase; translation: MRDFFAVGGRRLSYLDFGGSGTPLLALHGHYNEASAFAPLAQALAPRWRVIALDQRGHGASDRAESYERDGYVADVAAFHRHLGFGPVAVLGHSLGGVNAYQYAARHADQVCALIVEDIGAIVDSDWSFTTSLPRHAPTRDALASALGAAAPYLECSFRPSEDGWGFSFDIDDTVASQKAVSGDHWKDWVSVGCPTLLIRGTRSDELAAAHAREMIARRAGQARLAELPAGHVVHHDAQVQFAAAVSAFLSEPH